A stretch of Clostridiales bacterium DNA encodes these proteins:
- a CDS encoding DUF1540 domain-containing protein → MYDLKCGQKDCAYNHGYCCCAKDIAVSTGTCCTTYQKVDGDRNINTEIAAEFSKPNFTVDTEVECNAPCLFNHSCKCIANGITVSTADDGTAECLTFIKK, encoded by the coding sequence ATGTACGATCTTAAATGCGGACAAAAGGATTGCGCGTACAATCACGGGTATTGCTGCTGCGCAAAGGATATTGCGGTTTCTACGGGGACCTGCTGCACGACCTATCAAAAAGTCGACGGCGACAGGAACATTAACACCGAGATCGCGGCGGAGTTTTCCAAGCCGAACTTTACAGTTGATACCGAGGTCGAGTGCAATGCGCCCTGCTTGTTCAATCATTCGTGCAAGTGCATTGCCAACGGTATTACCGTATCCACTGCCGACGACGGTACTGCCGAATGTCTTACGTTTATTAAGAAATAG
- a CDS encoding DnaJ domain-containing protein: MKNYYQILNIKPTATDEEIKRSYRVLAKRYHPDVNPGDADAASKFSDINEANSVLSDPKSRAEYDQKLKEAAAPKPNPEDIIARQRAQAQAAARQAAAARQAAAARQAAYRAAGGMGGPSMARVRAQAQYQNAQAQAQIQALREQAFHAGREHGFAEAKAAIAAEKDKINATIRELQAENRRLKQENASIERFKKQAESAEQDRRDLEQELFNRDRELSQEKLRAKEMEEMLRSLRENEGNRKSAVQKCKAEIESLKEKLSAAQKEAKTATDENAELKKQNTELSEQKAKLEQELKQSEMTSTAQLQLQQDKRKQLQVEVEELKRQLNDVNAEATELRGEIEQWQQYARSEEFITDTERKLEEWAKKTQNDRRLAKSTLYGALGVLIWSTDEEIKIAHSKLVKRYSGKTDDAVVEKLKRAEEAYAVLSDPQKREEYNASINITPERIAEERKRIADNESLTEEYRNRLASKEFWAHYDELNAQALEGDVNAQFAIGELHYHGEDVDKDLEQAAFWFKEAAKQKHPDAMYYLGLCFIRGEGVDKNEETGNGFIRQAAKLGSKLANQYISAEEKKKAAAVKRSTTTAKKTTTGTKPTTGTGNK; this comes from the coding sequence ATGAAGAACTATTATCAAATTCTCAATATCAAGCCGACGGCGACTGACGAAGAAATCAAGCGCAGTTACCGCGTGCTTGCCAAGCGTTATCACCCCGACGTCAACCCCGGCGACGCAGACGCGGCGAGTAAGTTTTCCGACATAAACGAGGCTAACTCCGTTCTGTCCGATCCCAAGTCACGCGCCGAGTACGACCAAAAGCTCAAAGAAGCCGCGGCGCCCAAACCCAATCCCGAGGACATAATAGCGCGTCAGCGCGCACAGGCACAGGCGGCAGCGCGCCAAGCCGCAGCGGCACGGCAAGCGGCGGCGGCACGTCAGGCGGCATACAGAGCGGCGGGTGGCATGGGCGGTCCATCAATGGCGCGCGTGCGCGCACAGGCACAGTACCAGAACGCACAGGCACAGGCTCAGATCCAAGCGTTACGCGAGCAGGCGTTCCACGCGGGCCGCGAGCACGGGTTCGCCGAAGCGAAAGCCGCGATTGCCGCAGAGAAAGACAAAATCAACGCAACCATACGCGAGCTCCAAGCCGAGAACAGACGGTTGAAACAAGAGAACGCCTCGATAGAACGGTTTAAGAAGCAAGCGGAATCCGCCGAACAGGACAGGCGCGATCTCGAACAGGAATTGTTCAACCGCGACCGCGAGCTTTCGCAAGAAAAGCTTCGCGCCAAAGAAATGGAAGAAATGCTTCGATCGCTGCGCGAGAACGAGGGCAACCGCAAGTCTGCGGTGCAGAAATGCAAGGCGGAGATTGAGAGTCTTAAAGAAAAGCTTTCAGCGGCGCAGAAAGAGGCAAAGACGGCGACCGACGAGAACGCCGAACTCAAAAAACAAAATACCGAGCTGAGCGAGCAGAAAGCCAAGCTCGAACAAGAACTCAAACAATCCGAAATGACGAGCACCGCGCAGCTCCAGCTTCAACAGGATAAGCGCAAGCAGCTTCAAGTCGAGGTCGAAGAGCTCAAACGCCAGCTCAACGACGTCAACGCCGAAGCGACCGAGCTTCGCGGCGAAATAGAGCAGTGGCAACAGTACGCGCGTAGCGAGGAGTTCATTACCGATACCGAGCGCAAGCTCGAAGAATGGGCGAAAAAGACCCAAAACGACCGCAGGCTTGCCAAGTCGACGCTATACGGCGCGCTCGGCGTACTCATTTGGTCGACCGACGAGGAAATCAAGATTGCGCACTCCAAGCTGGTCAAGCGCTATTCGGGCAAGACGGATGACGCCGTCGTGGAAAAGCTCAAACGCGCAGAGGAAGCCTATGCCGTTTTGTCCGATCCGCAAAAGCGCGAGGAATACAATGCGTCTATCAACATCACGCCCGAGCGTATCGCCGAGGAGCGTAAGCGCATCGCCGATAACGAGAGCCTTACCGAGGAATACCGCAATCGCTTAGCGAGCAAGGAATTCTGGGCGCACTACGACGAGCTCAACGCTCAGGCGCTCGAAGGCGACGTCAACGCGCAGTTTGCTATCGGCGAGCTGCACTATCACGGTGAGGACGTCGACAAAGACTTAGAGCAAGCGGCGTTCTGGTTCAAGGAAGCCGCCAAGCAAAAGCACCCCGACGCTATGTACTACCTGGGTCTTTGCTTTATCCGCGGCGAGGGCGTTGATAAGAACGAGGAAACGGGAAACGGGTTTATCCGTCAGGCCGCTAAGCTCGGCTCCAAGCTCGCCAATCAGTACATATCCGCCGAGGAAAAGAAAAAAGCCGCGGCGGTAAAACGCAGCACCACTACCGCAAAAAAAACAACTACCGGAACAAAGCCGACAACAGGTACGGGGAACAAATAA
- a CDS encoding response regulator, which produces MALTLSFVLGIACFAVPAFADEAQSNSRTYKAGVFSFEGYHMKDEQGRLSGYGISFLNLVSEYSRLNFQYIGYDKSWGDMLTMLDNGEIDVVTSASRTKDREEKYDFSLPIGRRKTVLSIRVDNTELHRGDYSSYDGMTIGLVAGSSQNDSLPEWAEQKGFTYKTKEYANSDDLAAALQSGKIDAILSSNLRKAENEKELDVTAEDDFYAIVRKGDTALLDEINYAIEQMDINEGDWKNVLFYQYYGAVYSSALSFTEREKEYIAQVKSGDKTIKITARGDRAPYSYTENGELKGIMPDYFAELMRLADLPYELVALETADDYHAVAVANGVNVIIDSTDSDDIVEDVVSHGFNTNSYMTARMARVTRQDFSGSIKVVAVAESQGKELIEGYLGGYTVKSYPTGEDAMHAVLNKEADAAYVYAYSAQAYINHDSTNSLYYNSLNGMSTSFSMHISDSTDHELVTILNKCIKQTPDETLNQIASKYISYSGDISFGQFLKENPGLIVGVVIALAIIAFVIVALYMRGRWNKKMLETTEQSNKKMAEQLAIVEALSRDYANVYAVDDEKSTARIIKLEGYVVEGLKDHSDEEYDYWSILERYIHTRVHPDDREELTQALSLDKVKEQLAASGEYTGTYRILDCGEVHHYQYTYLKITGGDKEKGHGDFILVGFRNIDELIRKEQEQKDVLSEALAQAQYANKAKTTFLNNMSHDIRTPMNAIIGFTSLASTHLDNKEQIRDYLGKIMTSGNHLLSLINDVLDMSRIESGKVKIEEKETSLPEIMHDLKTIVQADVKSKQLEFYIDTLDVTNETIICDKLRLNQVLLNLLSNAMKYTKPGGMVSVRVIQTAEATDGYADYKFSIKDTGIGMSPEFLKHVFEPFEREQTSTVSGIQGTGLGLAITKNIVDMMNGTITVESEVGKGSEFIVTLRFRVADAPVESQRLEQLADLRALVVDDDVNTCISVSKMLSAIGMHPDWTTLGNEAVIRTQFALEQNEPFSAYIIDWVMPDMNGIELVRRIRRIIGNSTPVIILTAYDWTDIEDEAREAGVTAFCSKPLFLSELRSILAAPYADKKAEQEQEKAEIRFDGKRILLVEDNELNQEIAQEILESAGFTIDTADDGSVAVEKMKNMPAGSYDLILMDVQMPVMNGYEATRAIRALKSKKKASIPIVAMTANAFDEDRKEALDAGMNGYAAKPIEIDKLMETLKTLLK; this is translated from the coding sequence TTGGCATTGACATTGAGCTTTGTCCTCGGTATTGCCTGTTTTGCCGTGCCGGCGTTTGCCGACGAGGCGCAATCTAACAGTCGCACGTACAAGGCGGGTGTTTTCAGCTTCGAGGGCTATCACATGAAGGACGAGCAAGGCAGGCTGAGTGGCTACGGCATCAGCTTTCTTAATCTCGTTTCCGAATATTCGCGGCTCAATTTTCAATACATAGGCTACGACAAATCGTGGGGCGATATGCTCACCATGCTCGATAACGGCGAGATCGACGTGGTGACTTCCGCCAGCAGGACCAAGGACCGCGAAGAAAAATACGACTTCTCCCTGCCGATCGGCAGAAGAAAAACCGTTCTGTCCATCCGCGTCGACAACACGGAGCTTCACCGCGGCGATTACAGCTCTTACGACGGAATGACGATCGGTCTTGTTGCGGGCAGCAGCCAGAACGACAGCTTGCCGGAATGGGCGGAGCAAAAGGGTTTTACCTATAAGACGAAGGAATACGCCAATTCCGACGATCTTGCCGCGGCTTTGCAGAGCGGGAAGATCGACGCGATACTTTCCAGCAACCTCAGGAAAGCGGAAAACGAAAAGGAACTCGACGTTACCGCAGAGGACGATTTCTACGCTATCGTCAGAAAGGGCGATACCGCGCTCCTTGACGAGATCAACTACGCGATCGAGCAAATGGATATCAACGAGGGCGACTGGAAAAACGTGCTGTTCTACCAGTATTACGGTGCGGTTTATTCCTCGGCGTTGTCATTTACCGAGCGCGAGAAGGAATATATCGCGCAGGTAAAATCGGGCGATAAAACGATTAAGATAACCGCGCGCGGCGACCGTGCGCCCTATTCCTATACTGAGAACGGCGAGCTGAAAGGCATTATGCCCGACTACTTTGCCGAGCTCATGAGGCTTGCCGATTTGCCATACGAGCTCGTTGCGCTCGAAACCGCGGACGACTATCATGCGGTTGCCGTTGCGAACGGCGTAAACGTTATTATCGACAGCACGGACTCCGACGATATCGTAGAGGACGTCGTTTCTCACGGCTTCAACACCAACAGTTACATGACGGCGAGAATGGCGCGAGTAACGCGTCAAGATTTCAGCGGCAGCATTAAAGTTGTTGCGGTGGCGGAGTCTCAGGGCAAAGAGCTTATCGAGGGTTATTTGGGCGGATATACCGTCAAGAGCTATCCCACGGGCGAGGACGCTATGCACGCCGTGCTTAACAAAGAGGCGGACGCCGCGTACGTTTACGCCTATTCCGCTCAGGCATATATAAATCACGATTCCACCAATTCGTTGTATTACAATTCGTTGAACGGCATGAGCACGTCGTTCAGTATGCATATAAGCGACAGTACCGATCACGAACTCGTCACCATACTGAACAAATGCATCAAGCAAACTCCCGACGAAACGCTCAATCAAATCGCTTCCAAGTATATTTCTTATTCGGGCGATATCAGCTTCGGTCAGTTCTTGAAAGAAAACCCCGGGCTGATAGTCGGCGTAGTCATAGCGCTCGCAATAATTGCGTTCGTTATCGTTGCGCTTTATATGCGTGGGCGCTGGAACAAGAAGATGCTGGAAACGACCGAGCAGTCGAACAAGAAGATGGCGGAGCAGCTCGCTATCGTCGAGGCGCTGAGCCGCGACTATGCAAATGTTTACGCCGTCGACGACGAAAAGTCCACCGCGAGAATTATCAAGCTGGAAGGGTACGTCGTGGAAGGGCTCAAAGATCACTCGGACGAAGAATACGATTACTGGTCCATTCTCGAACGGTATATCCATACTCGCGTTCATCCCGACGACCGCGAGGAGCTTACACAGGCGCTCTCGCTCGATAAAGTAAAAGAGCAGCTTGCGGCAAGCGGCGAATATACGGGCACGTACCGCATACTCGACTGCGGCGAAGTTCATCATTACCAATACACGTACTTAAAGATTACGGGCGGCGATAAAGAAAAGGGTCACGGAGATTTTATCCTTGTGGGCTTCCGCAATATCGACGAGCTTATCCGCAAGGAGCAGGAACAGAAGGACGTTCTGTCGGAGGCGCTTGCGCAGGCGCAGTACGCCAATAAAGCCAAGACCACTTTCCTTAACAATATGTCCCACGATATCCGCACGCCCATGAACGCAATTATCGGCTTTACTTCTTTGGCGTCGACCCATCTCGACAACAAGGAGCAGATACGCGATTACCTGGGCAAGATCATGACCTCGGGCAACCACTTGCTCAGCCTCATTAACGACGTGCTCGACATGAGCCGTATCGAGAGCGGCAAGGTCAAGATCGAGGAGAAGGAAACGAGTCTCCCCGAGATCATGCACGACCTAAAAACCATCGTTCAGGCAGACGTCAAGTCGAAGCAGTTGGAATTCTATATCGATACTCTCGACGTGACGAACGAGACTATTATTTGCGACAAGCTTCGGCTTAACCAAGTGCTGCTTAATCTTTTGAGCAACGCCATGAAGTATACCAAGCCGGGCGGCATGGTTAGCGTTCGCGTTATCCAGACCGCCGAGGCGACCGACGGTTATGCCGATTACAAGTTCAGCATCAAGGATACGGGCATAGGCATGAGCCCCGAGTTCTTGAAGCACGTTTTCGAACCGTTCGAGCGCGAACAGACCTCCACCGTAAGCGGCATTCAGGGCACCGGTCTGGGCCTTGCTATCACCAAGAATATCGTAGACATGATGAACGGCACGATCACCGTCGAGAGCGAGGTCGGCAAGGGCTCCGAGTTTATCGTAACCTTACGGTTCAGGGTCGCCGACGCGCCCGTCGAGTCGCAGAGGTTGGAGCAGCTCGCGGACCTCAGAGCGCTCGTCGTGGACGACGACGTGAACACCTGTATCAGCGTCAGCAAAATGCTCTCCGCCATAGGTATGCACCCCGACTGGACGACGCTCGGCAACGAGGCGGTTATTCGCACGCAGTTCGCGTTGGAACAGAACGAGCCGTTCAGCGCGTATATAATCGACTGGGTAATGCCGGACATGAACGGCATAGAGCTCGTTCGCCGTATCCGCAGGATAATCGGCAACTCGACGCCCGTCATAATTCTGACGGCATACGACTGGACGGATATCGAGGATGAAGCGCGCGAAGCGGGCGTTACGGCGTTCTGCTCCAAGCCGTTGTTCCTTTCGGAGCTGCGCAGTATCCTCGCCGCACCGTACGCGGATAAGAAAGCCGAGCAGGAACAGGAAAAAGCCGAGATACGCTTTGACGGCAAGAGGATCTTGCTGGTCGAGGACAACGAGCTCAACCAAGAGATCGCGCAAGAGATCTTGGAGAGCGCAGGGTTCACTATCGACACGGCGGACGATGGAAGCGTAGCGGTGGAAAAGATGAAAAATATGCCCGCCGGCTCGTACGATTTGATACTCATGGACGTGCAAATGCCCGTCATGAACGGTTATGAGGCTACCCGCGCCATTCGTGCGCTGAAAAGCAAAAAGAAGGCGTCTATCCCGATCGTCGCAATGACGGCAAACGCTTTCGACGAGGATAGAAAGGAAGCGCTGGACGCGGGCATGAATGGGTATGCGGCTAAGCCGATCGAAATAGATAAGCTGATGGAAACGCTGAAAACGCTCCTTAAATAA
- the cadA gene encoding cadmium-translocating P-type ATPase produces MSRKEKKNLIRILIALGLFAVVFIVDKIIGLDGVFDSGYGWLFPFALYLVVYFIIGYDVLWKAIRNILHGQVFDENFLMCVATLGAYALGIYRGVTGQEIEGFDEGCAVLLFYQVGEWFQSYATGRSRKSISALMDIRPDYANVKRDGDVQQVDPSEVKVGDIIVVNPGEKVPLDGIIVNGATTLDTKALTGESLPRDVSAGGEVISGCVNLTSQIEVEVTKEFYDSTVSKILDLVENASSQKSKAENFITKFAKYYTPSVVIVAILLAIIPGAITTDWSTWVYRALSFLVVSCPCALVISIPLSFFAGIGAASRYGILVKGSNYLEKFNKANTFVFDKTGTLTKGNFAVTKITPESDKDEILRLAAIAEQDSNHPIARSIVAAYGKDAERGYTLTNVAGSGIVATCGDDKIYCGNEKLMAQNDIRFVKEDRLGTVVYVARNGKFIGSLLISDEIKEESKQVIGELNAMGCKTVMLTGDNEAIAKSVATEIGLTGYKASLLPQNKVEEVDGMLKTKGQKDVLCFVGDGINDAPVLTRSDIGIAMGGVGSDAAIEASDIVLMKDDLRGISLAKRIAKKTMSIVLENIWFSLIVKLAILVLSAFGIANMWIAVFGDVGVAVLAILNAMRVNSKYVKTPKSQASSIASAN; encoded by the coding sequence ATGAGTCGAAAGGAAAAGAAAAACCTTATCCGTATACTCATTGCGCTCGGTTTGTTTGCCGTTGTTTTTATCGTCGATAAAATCATCGGGCTGGACGGAGTATTCGATAGCGGTTACGGTTGGTTGTTTCCGTTCGCGCTGTATTTGGTCGTATATTTCATTATCGGGTACGACGTGCTGTGGAAAGCCATTCGCAATATATTGCACGGTCAAGTATTCGACGAAAACTTCCTAATGTGCGTTGCTACGCTCGGCGCGTACGCGCTCGGCATATACAGAGGCGTAACGGGTCAGGAAATAGAAGGGTTCGACGAGGGCTGCGCCGTGCTTCTGTTCTATCAGGTAGGCGAGTGGTTCCAGTCGTACGCCACGGGCAGATCGCGCAAGTCGATTTCCGCGCTTATGGATATTCGCCCCGATTACGCGAACGTTAAGCGCGACGGCGACGTCCAACAGGTCGACCCGAGCGAGGTCAAGGTCGGGGATATAATCGTCGTCAACCCCGGCGAGAAAGTGCCTTTGGACGGTATTATCGTAAACGGCGCGACGACGCTCGACACCAAAGCGTTGACTGGCGAAAGCCTGCCGCGCGACGTTTCCGCGGGCGGAGAGGTTATAAGCGGCTGCGTGAACCTGACCTCGCAAATCGAAGTCGAAGTCACGAAAGAGTTTTACGACTCCACTGTATCAAAAATACTCGACCTTGTCGAGAACGCGTCGAGCCAAAAATCGAAAGCGGAAAACTTCATTACCAAGTTTGCCAAGTATTACACTCCGTCGGTCGTTATCGTGGCAATTCTTCTTGCGATAATCCCCGGCGCAATAACGACGGATTGGTCGACTTGGGTGTACCGCGCGTTAAGCTTTTTGGTCGTGTCATGTCCGTGCGCTTTGGTTATCTCGATACCGCTGTCGTTCTTTGCGGGTATCGGCGCTGCGTCGCGGTACGGCATTTTGGTCAAGGGTTCCAACTATCTCGAAAAGTTCAACAAAGCGAATACGTTTGTTTTCGACAAAACGGGCACGCTCACCAAAGGCAATTTTGCGGTAACGAAGATCACACCCGAAAGCGATAAGGACGAGATCCTGCGGCTCGCCGCAATCGCGGAGCAGGACTCCAATCATCCGATCGCTCGCTCCATAGTTGCCGCCTACGGCAAGGACGCGGAAAGGGGTTATACTCTCACGAACGTAGCGGGTTCGGGCATTGTGGCGACCTGCGGCGACGATAAAATCTATTGCGGCAACGAAAAGCTGATGGCGCAAAATGACATTCGATTCGTAAAAGAGGACCGGCTCGGTACTGTCGTTTACGTCGCGCGGAACGGAAAGTTCATAGGCTCGCTGTTGATTTCTGACGAGATCAAGGAAGAATCCAAACAGGTTATCGGCGAGCTGAACGCAATGGGTTGTAAAACCGTCATGCTTACCGGCGACAACGAGGCGATTGCCAAAAGCGTTGCAACCGAAATCGGGCTTACGGGCTACAAGGCGTCGCTCTTGCCGCAGAACAAGGTCGAAGAAGTCGACGGTATGTTAAAGACGAAAGGGCAGAAGGACGTGCTGTGCTTCGTCGGCGACGGTATTAACGACGCGCCCGTACTTACGCGGTCCGATATAGGCATAGCGATGGGCGGCGTGGGAAGCGACGCGGCTATCGAAGCGTCTGACATTGTTTTAATGAAGGACGACCTGCGCGGGATCTCGCTTGCCAAGCGCATTGCGAAAAAGACCATGTCGATCGTATTGGAGAATATCTGGTTTTCGCTTATCGTCAAGCTCGCCATTCTCGTGCTGTCCGCGTTCGGCATTGCCAATATGTGGATCGCGGTGTTCGGCGACGTCGGCGTGGCGGTGCTTGCGATTCTCAATGCCATGCGCGTCAACTCCAAATACGTAAAAACGCCGAAAAGTCAAGCCTCGTCGATTGCGTCGGCAAATTAA
- a CDS encoding heavy-metal-associated domain-containing protein, translating into MKKVFKLEDLDCANCAAKMERAIAKIDGVASASVSFMSQRLTIEADDAKFDSIMKDVVKTCKKVEPDCRIIL; encoded by the coding sequence ATGAAAAAGGTATTTAAGTTGGAAGATTTGGATTGCGCGAACTGCGCGGCTAAAATGGAGAGAGCAATCGCCAAAATCGACGGCGTTGCTTCCGCGTCGGTGAGCTTTATGAGCCAAAGGCTGACGATCGAGGCGGATGACGCCAAGTTCGACAGCATTATGAAAGACGTAGTTAAGACTTGCAAAAAAGTTGAGCCCGATTGCAGGATCATACTTTGA
- a CDS encoding winged helix-turn-helix transcriptional regulator, with protein MAEDTKQAIRNMLPDDDVIYSLAELFKMFGDPTRTKILQCLQIRDLYVGEIADILDMSISAVSHQLRVLRSAKLVKGTKEGKEVKYSLDDEHVTKILEYGLTHVNEE; from the coding sequence ATGGCGGAAGATACCAAGCAAGCGATACGAAATATGCTGCCCGACGACGACGTCATATACAGCCTTGCGGAGCTTTTTAAGATGTTCGGCGATCCTACGAGGACGAAGATACTTCAATGCTTGCAAATCAGAGATTTGTACGTAGGGGAGATAGCGGACATTTTGGACATGAGCATTTCGGCGGTATCTCATCAGTTACGGGTCTTGCGCTCGGCAAAGCTGGTCAAGGGAACCAAGGAAGGTAAAGAAGTAAAATACTCGTTGGACGACGAGCACGTCACCAAAATATTGGAGTACGGCTTGACCCACGTCAACGAAGAATAA
- a CDS encoding sugar O-acetyltransferase, translating to MNTEQFKAEMEKQTHIAANSEMHLYMHEMAQRARKITVEMNNTYRTPEELRELFSELIGQKVDESFGLFPPFYTDYGQNITVGKNAFINSGCCFQDQGGIEIGDNALIGQQVVIATLNHDLMPEHRANMSPAPIKIGNDVWIGAHATILSGVTIGDGAVIAAGAVVTKDVPAFAVVGGVPARIIKNIKE from the coding sequence ATGAATACCGAACAATTCAAGGCTGAAATGGAAAAGCAAACCCACATAGCGGCAAATTCCGAAATGCACTTGTATATGCACGAAATGGCGCAAAGAGCGAGAAAGATAACGGTCGAAATGAATAATACCTATCGGACACCAGAAGAATTACGAGAACTGTTTTCCGAGCTTATCGGGCAAAAGGTTGACGAGAGCTTCGGGCTTTTCCCGCCGTTCTACACCGACTACGGGCAAAATATAACGGTGGGCAAAAACGCGTTTATCAATTCGGGTTGCTGTTTTCAGGATCAAGGCGGAATAGAAATAGGGGATAATGCTCTTATAGGTCAACAAGTTGTGATAGCGACGTTAAATCACGATTTGATGCCGGAACACAGAGCAAATATGTCGCCTGCCCCTATAAAAATAGGTAACGACGTTTGGATAGGCGCACACGCAACAATCCTTTCGGGAGTAACTATCGGCGACGGTGCGGTTATAGCCGCAGGTGCGGTTGTAACCAAAGACGTACCTGCATTTGCGGTAGTCGGCGGTGTCCCCGCAAGAATAATAAAAAATATCAAGGAGTAA
- a CDS encoding LysR family transcriptional regulator, whose translation MELRELKYFLAVAREENISKAAEYLFITQPSLTRQIQNMETEIGQPLFIRAGRKMLLTEAGLLLRKRAEEIVELYEKAEHEWLNLSDDVSGEIYIGGGESYGMTILIDVINEMRKTYPHIKVNLYSGDMVDVCERLDKGLLDFGLLMQPADLTKYENLRLPYVDTWGLLMHKDHPLAQKEFIIPEDLSDIPIVVSRHSLPKSYLTEWYKNAENINVMGTYNLLHNASYIAESKIGCVLCLDKLINTTGKSNLTFRPLHPSLEVQLDVVWKKYQVFSKAAQIFLKYLNNKITNLK comes from the coding sequence ATGGAACTTCGCGAACTGAAATATTTTCTTGCGGTTGCCCGCGAAGAAAATATCAGCAAAGCCGCGGAATATCTTTTTATAACACAACCGAGTCTGACGCGGCAGATTCAGAATATGGAAACCGAAATCGGTCAACCGCTTTTTATTCGTGCGGGGCGTAAAATGCTTTTAACCGAAGCAGGGCTTCTTCTTCGTAAACGCGCCGAAGAAATTGTAGAGTTGTACGAAAAAGCCGAACACGAGTGGTTAAACCTTTCCGATGACGTGAGCGGTGAAATTTATATCGGTGGCGGCGAAAGCTACGGTATGACGATTTTAATTGACGTTATAAACGAGATGCGGAAAACTTACCCGCATATCAAAGTAAACCTTTACAGTGGCGATATGGTTGACGTGTGCGAACGACTTGATAAAGGACTTCTCGATTTCGGACTTTTAATGCAACCCGCAGATCTTACAAAGTATGAAAACCTAAGACTGCCTTACGTTGACACTTGGGGGCTTTTAATGCACAAAGACCACCCGCTTGCTCAAAAAGAATTTATCATACCCGAAGATTTAAGCGACATACCTATTGTCGTTTCAAGACACTCACTCCCGAAAAGCTATCTGACCGAATGGTACAAAAACGCTGAAAATATCAACGTGATGGGAACTTACAATCTTTTGCACAATGCGTCCTATATAGCGGAAAGCAAAATCGGATGCGTTCTATGTCTCGATAAACTCATAAACACGACAGGCAAAAGTAACCTTACGTTCCGTCCGCTCCACCCGTCTCTTGAAGTACAGCTTGACGTCGTATGGAAAAAATATCAGGTATTTTCCAAAGCTGCTCAAATCTTCCTGAAATATTTGAATAATAAAATCACAAACTTAAAGTAG